The Macrobrachium nipponense isolate FS-2020 chromosome 44, ASM1510439v2, whole genome shotgun sequence genome contains the following window.
cgtaatttttatgaattatgcagtgcgttgttttaatgttgtgtgtttatctttaattattagccttgaggatgcgactatgagtcgtgaaacgtcggcaaaataaatttACCTGAGTACAATGCATTTCCCTATGCCTcctctgataatatatatataatatatatatatatatatatatatatatatatatatatatatgtagtatatgcatatatacataaacacagcacacacacacacacacatatatatatatatatatatatatatatatatatatatatatatataaaatactgtattcgtatatgcatacatattgttCATATTTGTGTTCCTTAGTGTACTAAAAATGTACCACGATAATCTAAGCGGACGAATGTTTTTATCctctcgtttttttcttttacagactcgGTGTGAAACGTTCCATCTGGGccaacattttttttactgtgcTGCGtaacaagagttttttttttattttaaatagttttttttttttttttttgcaactcaaGAACTGCGCTGTACCAAAGCGCTTCGTATAAAAGAGACGACTTGCGCTCTCCGACTTCAGTGATCTGCTTGCAACGCCTTACGCCCTTGCACCTGTGATCTGCTTGTAAAGCCTTCATCATGAAATACGCCTTGTTACTCGTCCTAGGCCTTGCTGTTGCCTGTATGGCTCAGCTCCCTTGCGGTAAGTTGCAAAAGAGTGGCGATGCATTGTTGCTTGAATTCTCTCTTTGCGCAGATGTGAAACTGTTCACTTTGTTCCCCGGGTTTCTGTCAGATATTACTTAGAAGCTTGATTTCTTTCTTTGTGCAGATGAGAaactgttctttttctttaggtttCAGTCAGATAGAATGtcacctttttcatttcttgctgaaTATATCTTAACTAATACTTGGAAACTGTCAATGAAATCTTTTTACTTGCGGTAAATTCTTGATTGGTTACAacgcaaaaaaattataataataaataaaacaatgcctACTAATTTTCCCTTTATATGATAAATACTTGAGTACGTCTCCAAAACTTATACTTTGAAGTTGTAGTGAAATGTTTATATGATCAATTCTTGTGTGATTTGTTGTCTGTTCATCTGAGGTACATATTTTTACACAGGGAGAGTTGGAGGTTGGCTTCAAGTCAAAAAGATAATCGATGTAATGTTGTAACTTTGAGTAAACCGTCGCttgactgtttatttattttgcaaatttcttGGCTTCAAGTCGGCAGAAAGCCATGATGACAAGTAGCGTCTGTTCTGACGTGAACTTCTGCTTGATTTCTGTAAACTTCTGAGAAAAAGGGCTTTTATATTTGATGAAAGAGTATTAGCGAAACGGAGTCATGCTTTCCAACGAAATTACTCTCCTGTCCCGTGGTGTATGGCGTGGTTAATATCCTTGCAGCTTTCTGCACTGGGGTTTCATCCAAGATTCAGCAGTTTAAGTGTGAATGTAACAGTGATACGTGTCTTCTCTTTTTCTGGAGGCTCCCTCTTTTTTAGGGATACAGTAtaatgttttgtatgtatgtagtatgtatgtatgtatgtatgtatatagatatatatatatatatatatatatatatataaatagatatatatatatatatatatatatatatatataacactttccATACACAAAATGTACTGAATAGCCCAACGTAACTGCTAAATATGAGCTCAtcctttctattttatttatcgaAGATCATTCTTCGCACTAGAGGTTATATAGTAAACTTCCAAAATTCATTTTTAGCCACTGTATTGATTCAAACGCACAACGTTTCAAATTATGTCATTTTCTGGTACGAAAATAAAATCTATGCTCCAGTCGGTAAAGGCAATTAAGAACGTAAAAACAATGATCATGAGAATTACATCACATTACGGTAAGAGTTTTATACCAGTAGTTAAAGCCCATAAATATGACTATTACAAGGTTAGGTCGTTGAAGCCTTACCGAGTAATTCAGACGGGATAGCAGATTTAAAATCTCAATGTTATTATTTGACAATTTGGTAACTGAGGTTGTTAACAATCAAAAAGACGATATGCAAAAcacttacataatatacaatgtTGAATCCCAAATACGAAGTCCTTTCATAACTAGTTTTGTTAATCGAAGTACGTGAATCGTATAGTAAATAGAAGGCCAATACAAAGGATTGGGCTTGGGTAAAATACAAGAATATACACTTGTACATACCGCTCGGCGCAGGAGGCGATGTAGATGGTGGCATTTATATACAACAGGGTATTGTAGTTCCCTACACTGTGATGTTTTTGAAATGGATACATTTCCAGTATGAATATTAAATCTGAATTAACTTAACCTAAAATATTCGTCATTGGTCTTTACAAATGTacgaatttcttttcatttttaatgtctTTTAATAGTTTGTCTGTACTGACATCCAACACTATTTTTGACAAATACATAAGGGTTGCGATGCACATaatcatgtaaaaaaatattaaataattaatattcgGGAGTTCACAACCTCCTGTCTGACATATTTTCTGGTATATGACACATCAGCCCTTCCAAGTAACTAGTTTTAACTAGTTTCCTAAACTGGGATATGTACCATTATTGGGCTACACAGTTCCTGCAATTATTCAATGTGTATTATCCAAGAGTTTTCTAAGCTGGAATATTTGCCATTATTTGGTTAGATAGTTCCTCGTTTTTACTGAAATTATCAGATTGGTGATGTCCTCGTCATCGTTCGAGGTCGAAATATATTAGCATCATTATACAGGAGGTGAACCccaaatagatacatatacagacatatttCTAGTAGtagatatatgtaaattattCATGCGCGCTTCTCAACTTACTAAATTTGACAACCCTTATAAAATCGAAAAAGGCAACGTATGATAATGAGTATTTAGAGTAAGTTAATGAACTTCTTGGGGTCTTTAACTCAAACGTGTCATATATTTCGATCGTGCGTTTGCCAAATCTAGGGGATCCAACATAGACGTACTTAGTTTGTATTGAATTCTAAGTATAGATTTGGAATAATCTCTTTATCAATATTTAAAGTGGAACACTtgggtgattatatatatatatatatatatatatatatataatatatatatatatatatatatatatttagatttgtaAAGAATTTCATTTTGTCAGTTCAAGTAAACTTACGTCATTCAGATAATTGAAATTTGTAATATTGTAATGACCGTGTATTCATGTTTATAAGAGCTGGAAATAGCAATGAGCTTTATAATTTGTTTAAACATCTAAATCATAAGTCTATGTACTCATTCTCTTTGTTCTCTCAAGTCCCCAGCAAGCCCAAAAACCTCCGCATCGGGTACGTAACCGCTCACGATATCGAAATCGAATTCGAAGACCCTGACGACATCGACCGATGTCCGGTCATGGGCTACCACTCGGAAATCGAGAAGGTCCAGGAGACAGGACGTGTACTTCAGAAAAGTTCCCTGACGCCATCAGACCAGTCGCACTACCACACGTTCTTTTTCCTCAGCCCCAACACCCTCTACAAGATAACCGTCACTGCCATCTCTAAGTTCGATATAGCCTCCTTGCCGGCTACCATTGAGGCTGAAACGCTTCATAGCTAAAGTACCCCGCTCCAGCCCCACCCCCCAGCACTCCAAATTCTCCTGTGGGGAAGATCTCAGACCCTGGAAGAACTGAGGGGGATGGTGGTCTCCCGGGCCGACACCGCTGCAATTCGGTGCCTTGTAAAATGCAACAATAATAAAGATTGATAACAACAAATTGTCTGTTCGATTGATTTTACCTCATCTGCTCTGAGTCGAATGTGGAATATAACAGGAAAACGACATCTTTAACTGCTTTGAGTCAGTGTTGTCAGAAAGGGAGATTATGTCCAAACCCTTTCCCAAATAAAGTTTCGAGCACAATTGTATCTGGACGTCGCTTgcaaatgacctcaaagatatttGCCAGGtgtcaaaatgcatttttttccccttcccaTCATGTATAAAGGAAGAACCTCATATTcaaggaaggtaaaataaagaatgtaaaGTTTGATCCAAATGATAATTTCAACAAGTACACTTGTAATTGAGAATTACATTTACTAAAGACTTCCAGTTAAGGCTACTGAACATTaagaattaattttatcattctaatgtacattatcatcattattattattactgagaagatgaaccctgttcataaggaacgagcccacaggggccactgacttgaaattcatgatTCTAAAGAAtgcggtgttcatttgaaagaagtaacagagggcaATTGAAATACAGAATGTATATTTTCGaaatatcacaaatatataatttGGAAATTTATTCAGAGAAATACTGAGGGGTTTTGGAAATGTGTAATTTCGTACGGCAATCCGTTTGGTCGACAACACTTGACACATTTTCAGTTAACGGAAGCATTTCACTGAAAGAACATTTGACAAGGAAAAGGAATGTATTCGCACATCGGGAAAAAAATGACTTTAAAGGAAACTACATCATAAACCCAAATCGAAACAAACTTTGCAATTGCACTGTATTTACGGTGTCTCAAGAATACTGTCTATATATACGATACGACTGTATAATTCCTTTGCTTTCTAAAGTTGATACACACCAGTAAAAATAGTATGTAAACGTAAAAATGATTTCGTCTTGGCTTTTCAgttcaaatgaaaataactaccgatatgatgaaagaaaaataatgtagaaATGAGCTACAAAAGTATTTGTTCAAAGTCCCAGTGTCACTcatcttgtttgtatggtgtttctacgttgcatggaaccagtggttattcagcaacgggaccaacggcttgacgtgacttccgaaccatggcgagagtgaacttctatcaccagaaatacacatttctcacacctcaatggaatatccgagaatcgaactcgcggccaccgaggtaacaagctaataccataccgatcgctccactgaggcgcttcactcATCTTCTACTGcggatttaagaatattctcaagcacgtgctCCTTCGTGCTacaaacgaatgaaaggggttgcagctaagggccgaaaggacgctgcaaagaaccttaagtcaaggtctagactctagaggcTTAAACAATTGCCTACAGCGCATCCGCACGAGGTCCACTGCCGGCGCTAACCCCCAACCCACGAAGGCTATTCCACTCTAAAATGACGCGAAACTGAGCATCCAAGGGCGAGAGCCAACCTTAGAAAGACAACAAAACACACCACTCGGAAAGTTCTTTATCGAGAACTTTTCTTTACGTTTTAATGTGCAATACCTGGCACGAAGATtattaacttaatatatatacgtacgtcgTTGTGCTTTAGAGACAAtttactcttttttatatttttaaaatggaaAACACGGATATTTTCGTTTTAGGCTAATTCTGAATCGCCTATCCGGTAAATGGGTTCAGCATGAAATGTAATTTCACACCGACTGATCGAAGAGAAATGAAGGGTAAATGTTAGTGAAGTCCGCGTGATATGAGAGCCCCAAATATATAcctatccccatatatatatagatatcatatatatatatataaggttagtatattataattatataaaatactaatatatatatatatctatatatatatatataatatatatatatatatatatatataatcacatatatttatgatatatatatataatatatatatataatatatatatatgtgtgtgtgtggttatgccTTTTActtaacctctttctctctcgcactctctctctatatatatatatatatatatatatatatatatatatatatatatatatatagatatatatatatatatatatatatatatatatatatatattatatatatatatatatatatacatatgtgcaatatataatacatatatataatacatgtgtgcATTTAAATATAATGCGCTTAATTAGTCtctatgtaaaaataattttaaaaacagtaATACCCAACAAAAGCCAGCAAGTGGAAGATTGGAGGTCGT
Protein-coding sequences here:
- the LOC135204137 gene encoding uncharacterized protein LOC135204137 is translated as MKYALLLVLGLAVACMAQLPCVPSKPKNLRIGYVTAHDIEIEFEDPDDIDRCPVMGYHSEIEKVQETGRVLQKSSLTPSDQSHYHTFFFLSPNTLYKITVTAISKFDIASLPATIEAETLHS